A window of [Clostridium] innocuum genomic DNA:
CTTTCAATGTGAATATGGAACCTACTCCTTTCACTTTTTAGTGCCGAGATGCTATGAACGGCAGGGAGAAGTGACAGCCTCCATAGATACTATTCGAAACGAGATTAAGGAAATCATCCGTTCTGAGGATAAACAGCATCCCTATTCCGATGAGAAAATTCGTCAGCTGCTGGAGGAAGACGGATTTGTGATATCCAGAAGAAGTGTAACCTTATACCGAAAGGAATGCGGCATACCGTCCTCACGGAATCGAAAGACTATCCATATATAGAAAGGATCGTCATAATGAATATTTTAGACGTAGCATTTGTAGAAGAACTCGTTGATGCCTGCCAGTATTTCTGGGAAGCAGGATGGGGAGAATATCATGCAGGAAATATCAGCTATCTTCTTTCAGATGATGAATTTGATCAGCTGAAGGAGTATATGCAGGTGTCGGCATCTGTTGATGTTGCCTTTGATACAGCTGGCTTAAAGGGAAAGGCATTTATTGTCACAAAATCCGGAGCATGCTTTCGCACAATGAAGAAAAAGTATGAACGGGATCTGGGAATCATTCAGTTCAAGGAAAACGGATATGATATTCTGTGGGGACTTGATCAGGGAAGAGGAAGACCAACCAGCGAGCTTCCCGCCCATGTACTGTGTCATCGTGCAAGGCTCGCAGATGATGCAAACAACAAAATTGTAATGCACTGTCATCCAACCTACCTGAATGCAATGACGATGATTCATGAGCTGGATGAGGAAAGCTTTACACAGACCTTGTGGAAGATGAATTCCGAGTGTGCGCTGGTGTTCCCAGAAGGACTGGCAGTATTGCCCTGGATGAAATGCGGAGAAGGTCCGATCGGTCCGGCGACAGCTGATAAAATGAAGGATAAAAGGGTCGTTGTGTGGCCGTTCCATGGTATATTCTCGAGTGGCAATTCCATTTCGGATGCCATCGGCTTGATTGAGGCAATCGATAAAAATGCGTATGTATATGTTCTGGTGAAAGCCAATATGATGCATGGAATGACCGATGAAAATGTACGGGAATTGAAAGAACATTTCGGACTGAGCTGATTTCTTCAGCTTTCGATTATGGCAAGGAAAAGGAGACAGCAACTTCTTTTCCTTTTGTCATAGAGGAAACATATGTCTCATTGGATAGTGTTTTGATCAGCTTCTTTTGGAATGAAATAAAAGAGAAGGATATGAAAAGGAGAGGAACCTCATATGTTAGAGCATTTAAAAAAGGATGTTTGTGAAATAGCAAAGCGTGCGCAGAGGGATGGCTTATGTAAACACAAATCAGGGAATTTTTCTGCCCGTGATGCGAAAAGCGGCTATATTGTTATTACACCGACCAGTGTTGATCGCGAAATGCTGACACCCCGTGATATGATTGTTATGGATCTGGATGCCAATGTTTTGGAGCATGCATCCGGATTACGACCGACGAGTGAAGCCTTGATGCATTTGATGATTTATAGGACGAGAAAGGATGCGAGGGCAATCGTGCATACACACTCCATGTATGGCACCACGTTTGCTTTGTTGAACAAACCGATTCCGGCAATCGTATATGAGGTCGCAAATTTCGGGCTCACCAAGGCGCGTATTCCGGTAGCACCCTATGGCCGCCCCGGTACGATGGAGCTGGCTGATTCTGTTGTTGAGGTCTGTAAGGAGGCGGAATGCTTTTTACTGGAAAAGCATGGTACGGTTGCTTTTGATACAAGAGATATTTA
This region includes:
- the rhaD gene encoding rhamnulose-1-phosphate aldolase, which produces MNILDVAFVEELVDACQYFWEAGWGEYHAGNISYLLSDDEFDQLKEYMQVSASVDVAFDTAGLKGKAFIVTKSGACFRTMKKKYERDLGIIQFKENGYDILWGLDQGRGRPTSELPAHVLCHRARLADDANNKIVMHCHPTYLNAMTMIHELDEESFTQTLWKMNSECALVFPEGLAVLPWMKCGEGPIGPATADKMKDKRVVVWPFHGIFSSGNSISDAIGLIEAIDKNAYVYVLVKANMMHGMTDENVRELKEHFGLS
- a CDS encoding class II aldolase/adducin family protein; amino-acid sequence: MLEHLKKDVCEIAKRAQRDGLCKHKSGNFSARDAKSGYIVITPTSVDREMLTPRDMIVMDLDANVLEHASGLRPTSEALMHLMIYRTRKDARAIVHTHSMYGTTFALLNKPIPAIVYEVANFGLTKARIPVAPYGRPGTMELADSVVEVCKEAECFLLEKHGTVAFDTRDIYEAYLKANYIEELAQLYYNALTVHQGKEPEAFSQEELQCWEYPKEISFADE